Proteins from a single region of Mustela erminea isolate mMusErm1 chromosome X, mMusErm1.Pri, whole genome shotgun sequence:
- the LOC116583231 gene encoding melanoma-associated antigen B16-like: MPQHQKKPQCLYDQCFQTCSEIQDMEVDQVSKTLQETHLSSYPLIPGSSKEAPDAGKPSTPESHQSFCSSSIAMTTTSSGELNEGASGQEEEVGTSWAGPTPKNVPIRALDEKVISLVNFMLFKYHMKEPVTEADMKVVIKEYEDHFTEIFLRACEHMEMVFGLDVKRVDPTNHCYGLFIKLGLTYDGVLDGEEGMPKTGILIFILGVIFMKGNSATEEEVWEVLNLTGIYAGQKHAIFGEPRELITKDFVKEKYLEYRQVADSDPAQFEFLWGPRAHAETTKMKVLEFLAKVHGTDPSSFPSSYEEALQDEEESARARISAWSTSTSGATGPSRAKSRHFSCS, from the coding sequence ATGCCTCAGCACCAAAAGAAGCCACAATGCTTATATGATCAGTGCTTTCAGACCTGCAGTGAGATCCAAGATATGGAGGTTGACCAGGTCTCCAAGACTCTGCAAGAGACCCATCTCTCCTCTTATCCTCTGATACCTGGCAGTTCCAAGGAGGCTCCTGATGCTGGTAAACCCAGTACCCCTGAGAGTCATCAGAGTTTCTGCTCATCTTCCATCGCCATGACAACCACCTCATCAGGTGAATTGAATGAGGGCGCCAGTGGCCAAGAAGAAGAGGTTGGCACCTCATGGGCTGGGCCCACCCCCAAGAATGTTCCCATACGTGCTCTAGATGAGAAAGTGATTTCATTGGTCAATTTCATGCTCTTCAAGTATCACATGAAAGAGCCCGTGACAGAGGCAGATATGAAGGTCGTCATCAAAGAGTATGAAGACCACTTCACCGAGATCTTCCTGAGAGCCTGTGAGCACATGGAGATGGTCTTTGGCCTTGATGTGAAGAGAGTGGATCCCACCAACCACTGTTATGGCCTCTTCATCAAATTGGGCCTCACCTATGATGGGGTGCTGGATGGTGAAGAGGGCATGCCGAAGACCGGCATCCTGATCTTTATCCTGGGTGTGATCTTCATGAAGGGCAACAGTGCCACCGAAGAGGAAGTGTGGGAAGTTCTGAATTTGACGGGGATATATGCCGGGCAGAAGCACGCCATCTTTGGGGAGCCCAGGGAGCTCATCACCAAAGATTTCGTGAAGGAAAAGTACCTGGAGTACCGGCAGGTGGCCGACAGTGATCCGGCACAGTTCGAATTCCTGTGGGGCCCGAGAGCCCACGCTGAAACCACCAAGATGAAAGTCCTGGAGTTTCTGGCCAAGGTTCATGGGACTGACCCGAGCTCTTTCCCATCTTCGTATGAGGAGGCTTTGCAAGATGAAGAAGAGAGTGCCCGAGCCAGAATTTCGGCCTGGTCCACTTCTACTTCTGGGGCCACTGGGCCTTCTAGGGCCAAGTCCCGTCATTTCTCTTGCTCCTAG